In the Kitasatospora terrestris genome, one interval contains:
- a CDS encoding MarR family winged helix-turn-helix transcriptional regulator has translation MTEPRWLNENEMAAWRGFVAATNLVARHLERQLKDDAGLSHTQYEILVQLSAQPDGALRMTDLADRLITSKSGLTYQVTQLEKAGLVARRSCPSDVRGVFAEITDQGWEALREAAPGHVAAVREALIDVLTPEQLTALADSLGTVSDRLRADDR, from the coding sequence ATGACCGAACCCCGCTGGCTCAACGAGAACGAGATGGCCGCCTGGCGCGGGTTCGTCGCCGCCACCAACCTGGTGGCGCGCCACCTGGAGCGGCAGCTCAAGGACGACGCGGGCCTCTCGCACACCCAGTACGAGATCCTGGTCCAGCTCTCCGCCCAGCCCGACGGCGCGCTGCGGATGACCGACCTCGCGGACCGGCTGATCACCTCCAAGAGCGGCCTGACCTACCAGGTCACCCAACTGGAGAAGGCGGGCCTGGTGGCCCGCCGCTCCTGTCCCAGCGACGTCCGGGGCGTCTTCGCCGAGATCACCGACCAGGGCTGGGAGGCCCTGCGCGAGGCCGCGCCCGGTCACGTCGCCGCCGTCCGCGAGGCGCTGATCGACGTCCTCACCCCCGAGCAGCTCACCGCCCTCGCGGACAGCCTCGGCACGGTCAGCGACCGGCTGCGGGCCGACGACCGCTGA
- a CDS encoding class III extradiol ring-cleavage dioxygenase: MSTAAAPERMPALYLSHGAPPLADDPVWPGQLAAWSADLPRPRAILMVSAHWEEAPLALGATTTVPLVHDFWGFPDHYYEVRYPAPGAPRLAEDVRKLLRGAGTPVQDIPDRGLDHGAYVPLVEMFPDADIPVLQVSLPTLDPRKLMEIGRKLAPLRDEGVLIVGSGFFTHNLRALSMEGRVSSVMAEFDDWGRRALEARDLDALLDFEHKAPAGRLAHPRTEHFAPLFVTLGAGEADLGGQRSVIDGFWMGLAKRSIQLG; encoded by the coding sequence ATGAGCACCGCCGCCGCCCCCGAGCGCATGCCCGCGCTCTACCTCTCGCACGGCGCGCCGCCGCTCGCCGACGACCCGGTCTGGCCCGGCCAGCTCGCCGCCTGGTCCGCCGACCTGCCGCGCCCCAGGGCGATCCTGATGGTCTCCGCCCACTGGGAGGAGGCGCCGCTCGCCCTCGGCGCCACCACCACCGTGCCGCTGGTCCACGACTTCTGGGGCTTCCCCGACCACTACTACGAGGTGCGGTACCCCGCGCCCGGCGCGCCGCGGCTCGCCGAGGACGTCCGCAAGCTGCTGCGCGGCGCCGGCACCCCCGTCCAGGACATCCCCGACCGGGGCCTGGACCACGGCGCGTACGTCCCGCTGGTGGAGATGTTCCCGGACGCCGACATCCCGGTGCTCCAGGTCTCGCTGCCCACCCTCGACCCGCGGAAGCTGATGGAGATCGGCCGCAAGCTCGCCCCGCTGCGCGACGAGGGCGTCCTGATCGTCGGCAGCGGCTTCTTCACCCACAACCTGCGCGCCCTCTCCATGGAGGGCCGGGTCAGCTCCGTGATGGCCGAGTTCGACGACTGGGGGCGCCGCGCGCTGGAGGCCCGCGACCTCGACGCGCTGCTCGACTTCGAGCACAAGGCCCCCGCCGGGCGGCTCGCCCACCCGCGCACCGAGCACTTCGCCCCGCTGTTCGTCACCCTCGGCGCGGGCGAGGCCGACCTCGGCGGGCAGCGCAGCGTGATCGACGGCTTCTGGATGGGCCTCGCCAAGCGCTCGATCCAGCTCGGCTAG
- a CDS encoding NAD(P)-dependent oxidoreductase, with product MVSIAVVGANGNIGRCLVTEALARGHLVTAVVRDPDRYQGLAMDVLPGDVLEPEDVARVAAGQDALVSAVGGGRVVAEAARSLVAGLRELDDAAPRLLVVGGAGSLLVGPGVRVWDDLGLPAPLRRTMHAHGEALEYLETVADLAWTVLSPAELLEPGARTGRYRTGTDHLLVGPDGRSRITVADYAVALVDELENPRHLGERFTVGY from the coding sequence ATGGTGTCGATCGCCGTCGTCGGGGCCAACGGGAACATCGGGCGGTGCCTGGTCACCGAGGCGCTGGCCCGCGGGCATCTGGTCACCGCGGTGGTCCGCGACCCGGACCGCTACCAGGGCCTGGCGATGGACGTGCTGCCCGGCGACGTGCTGGAGCCCGAGGACGTGGCCCGGGTGGCGGCCGGGCAGGACGCCCTGGTCAGCGCGGTCGGCGGCGGCCGGGTGGTCGCCGAGGCGGCCCGCTCGCTGGTCGCGGGCCTGCGCGAACTGGACGACGCGGCACCGCGGTTGCTGGTGGTCGGCGGCGCGGGCAGCCTGCTGGTGGGCCCCGGCGTCCGGGTCTGGGACGACCTCGGTCTGCCCGCCCCGCTGCGCCGGACCATGCACGCGCACGGCGAGGCGCTGGAGTACCTGGAGACCGTCGCCGACCTGGCGTGGACCGTGCTCAGCCCGGCCGAGCTGCTCGAACCGGGCGCGCGCACCGGCCGCTACCGCACCGGCACCGACCACCTGCTGGTCGGCCCCGACGGACGCAGCCGGATCACCGTCGCGGACTACGCGGTCGCCCTGGTGGACGAGCTGGAGAACCCGCGCCACCTGGGCGAACGCTTCACCGTCGGCTACTAG
- a CDS encoding AMP-binding protein, with protein sequence MQTPLTVMDFLDRAEQVYGDRIGIVDEPVQPAASWGEVSYRRMAELARAQAAGLDRLGVGPGERVAVVSHNSARLMTSLYGVSGHGRILVPINFRLRAEEVAYIVEQSGASVLLVDPELDQALAGVAVRHRFVLGAESDALLYDFDREPVRHAIGENDTATVNYTSGTTARPKGVQLTHRNLWLNAVLMGLHFGASDRDVYLHTLPMFHANGWGLPFSLTGLGAQHVVLRKVDGAEILRRVERHGVTFLCGAPAVVAMVLDAAADWDGPVPGRDKVRMIVAGAPPPTSMVQRMESELGWEFMQIYGLTETSPVLTVNRGRAEWDALPAAERAEKLVQAGAPALGTELRVDGQGEVVARSNTVLEGYWDQPAATGEALRDGWFHTGDGGTLTDGYLTISDRKKDVIISGGENVSSIEVEDCLYDHPAVAEVAVIGVPDEKWGETVKALVVLREGRTADEAGLIAHCKQRLAGYKAPTSVEFRTELARTATGKLQKFRLREPYWTGRDRKVN encoded by the coding sequence ATGCAGACTCCACTCACCGTGATGGACTTCCTCGACCGGGCCGAGCAGGTCTACGGCGACCGGATCGGGATCGTCGACGAGCCCGTCCAGCCGGCCGCCTCCTGGGGCGAGGTCAGCTACCGGCGGATGGCCGAGCTGGCCCGGGCGCAGGCCGCCGGGCTGGACCGGCTCGGTGTCGGCCCCGGCGAGCGGGTCGCCGTCGTCTCGCACAACTCGGCCCGCCTGATGACCTCGCTGTACGGGGTGAGCGGCCACGGCCGGATCCTCGTCCCGATCAACTTCCGGCTGCGTGCCGAGGAGGTCGCGTACATCGTCGAGCAGTCCGGCGCCTCGGTGCTGCTGGTCGACCCGGAGCTGGACCAGGCGTTGGCCGGGGTCGCGGTGAGGCACCGCTTCGTGCTCGGCGCGGAGAGCGACGCCCTGCTGTACGACTTCGACCGGGAGCCGGTGCGGCACGCGATCGGCGAGAACGACACCGCCACCGTCAACTACACCAGCGGAACCACCGCCCGCCCCAAGGGCGTTCAGCTGACCCACCGCAACCTGTGGCTGAACGCGGTGCTGATGGGCCTGCACTTCGGCGCGAGCGACCGGGACGTCTACCTGCACACCCTGCCGATGTTCCACGCCAACGGCTGGGGGCTGCCGTTCTCGCTCACCGGCCTCGGCGCGCAGCACGTGGTGCTGCGCAAGGTCGACGGCGCGGAGATCCTGCGCCGGGTCGAGCGGCACGGGGTGACCTTCCTGTGCGGCGCGCCCGCCGTGGTCGCCATGGTGCTGGACGCCGCCGCGGACTGGGACGGGCCGGTCCCCGGCCGGGACAAGGTCCGCATGATCGTCGCCGGGGCGCCGCCGCCGACCTCCATGGTGCAGCGGATGGAGTCGGAGCTGGGCTGGGAGTTCATGCAGATCTACGGCCTGACCGAGACCTCCCCGGTGCTCACCGTCAACCGCGGCCGCGCCGAGTGGGACGCGCTGCCCGCCGCGGAGCGGGCCGAGAAGCTGGTGCAGGCGGGCGCGCCCGCGCTGGGCACCGAGCTGAGGGTCGACGGGCAGGGCGAGGTGGTGGCCCGCTCCAACACCGTGCTGGAGGGCTACTGGGACCAGCCCGCCGCGACCGGCGAGGCGCTGCGCGACGGCTGGTTCCACACCGGCGACGGCGGCACCCTGACCGACGGCTACCTGACCATCTCCGACCGCAAGAAGGACGTCATCATCAGCGGCGGCGAGAACGTCTCCTCGATCGAGGTGGAGGACTGCCTGTACGACCACCCGGCGGTCGCCGAGGTCGCGGTGATCGGCGTGCCCGACGAGAAGTGGGGCGAGACCGTCAAGGCCCTGGTGGTGCTCCGCGAGGGCCGCACCGCCGACGAGGCGGGGCTGATCGCGCACTGCAAGCAGCGGCTGGCCGGCTACAAGGCGCCGACCTCGGTGGAGTTCCGCACCGAACTCGCCCGCACCGCCACCGGCAAGCTGCAGAAGTTCCGGCTGCGCGAGCCGTACTGGACCGGCCGCGACCGCAAGGTCAACTGA
- a CDS encoding helix-turn-helix transcriptional regulator, translating to MTGAYGISTAAAALDGEAAALVRAAVLGDLARRVVAECGADVGLVGVPDRADRPGRMVLRHWAGTRAALLHDLDVPIGTGLGGRALAERAPSWVPDYRAASTISHHYDAAVAADDLYAMLTVPLVQGGAVHGVVYASMRSVVPFGDVRIASVARLAATATRALAWAGAPRPAPERQPRLTPRELEVVRWAATGRSNPEIAAQLGLTRNTVTGYLKDAMHKVGARNRTELALRVRETGLVS from the coding sequence GTGACCGGGGCGTACGGCATCTCCACCGCGGCGGCCGCGCTCGATGGCGAGGCGGCCGCGCTGGTCCGGGCTGCGGTGCTGGGCGATCTGGCCCGCCGGGTGGTGGCGGAGTGCGGGGCGGACGTCGGCCTGGTGGGCGTACCGGACCGGGCGGACCGGCCGGGCCGGATGGTGCTGCGGCACTGGGCGGGTACCCGGGCGGCGCTGCTGCACGACCTGGACGTGCCGATCGGCACGGGCCTGGGCGGCCGGGCGCTGGCCGAGCGGGCGCCCAGCTGGGTGCCGGACTACCGGGCGGCGAGCACCATTTCGCACCATTACGACGCCGCGGTCGCGGCCGACGACCTGTACGCGATGCTGACCGTCCCGCTGGTGCAGGGCGGAGCGGTGCACGGGGTGGTGTACGCCTCGATGCGTTCGGTGGTGCCGTTCGGCGACGTGCGGATCGCGTCGGTGGCGCGGCTGGCCGCGACCGCGACCCGGGCGCTGGCCTGGGCGGGTGCGCCGAGGCCGGCCCCCGAGCGTCAACCGAGGCTGACTCCACGGGAGTTGGAGGTGGTCCGGTGGGCGGCGACCGGCCGGTCCAACCCGGAGATCGCCGCCCAGCTCGGGCTGACCCGCAACACGGTGACCGGCTACCTGAAGGACGCCATGCACAAGGTCGGGGCCCGCAACCGGACCGAACTGGCCCTGCGGGTGCGGGAGACCGGCCTGGTCAGTTGA